The sequence ATTCGTCGCCGCCGAACGCCGGATGGGTCTTCCGCAGCTCGATCGCCTGGCGGTACAGGGACAGCGTCGAGTCTTCGTCCTCGATCTGCTTCTCCACCGTCAACCCGGCCCACGACGGCGGCATCGGCAGCCACGTGCGCGGGTTGCGCGAGAACCCGAACGGCGGAAGGTCGCCCTCCCACGGCAGCGGCACGCGTGAGACGTCGCGACCGAACTCGGCGCCGCTCGTCTTCGCGCGCGGGTCGGCCATGTCGGCCGGCGCCAGCTCGACGTTCGCCAGGCCCAGCTCTTCGCCGTTGTACAGGTAGACCGTGCCGGGCAGCGCCAGCTCCACCAGGGCCATCGCCCGGGCGCGCCGGACCCCGGCGTCGCCGCCGCCGTAGCGGCTGACCTGGCGCCAGACGTCGTGGTTGCCCAGCGTCCAGGTCGCGGGGGCGCCGACCTTCGCCGGGACGGTCAGGGAGCGCTCGATGGCCGTGCGCATCGCGTCGGCGTCGAAGTGGGTCAGCACCAGCCGGAAGTTGAACGCCAGGTGCAGCTCGTCGGGCCGCAGGTAGCGCGAGAGGCGCTCCTCGTCGGTCACCCAGATCTCGCCGACCGCCATCGCGTCCGGGAACTCGTCGAGCACCTTGCGGATCATCTGGTGGATCTCGTGGACGCCGTCGTTGTCCCAGCGCGGGTCGTAGTAGTGGCTAGGCCCGAGCGCGTCGGCGCGCGGGTCCATGTCCGGCAGGCCGGGCGGCTTCGCCATGCCGTGCGCGACGTCGATGCGGAAGCCGTCGACGCCGCGTTCGAGCCAGAACCGCAGCGTGCGCTCGAGGTCGGCGGCGACCTCCGGGTTGGCCCAGTTCAGGTCCGGCTGCTGCGGCGCGAACAGGTGCAGGTACCACTGGCCGTCCGGCACCCGGGTCCAGGCCGGGCCGCCGAACGCGCTGACCCAGTTGTTCGGCGGGTCTTCACCGGTCGGCCCGACGCCGTCGCGGAAGATGTAGCGGTCGCGCTCCGGGCTGCCCGGCTTGGCCGCCATCGCGGACTTGAACCAGGCGTGCTGGTTGCTGGTGTGGTTCGGGACCACGTCCACGGTGACCTTGATGCCCCGCTTGTGCGCCTCGGTCAGCAGGACGTCGAAGTCGCCGAGGGTGCCGAACATCGGGTCGACGTCACGCGGGTCGGCGATGTCGTAGCCGTGGTCGGCCATCGGGGAGCGGTAGAAGGGCGTCAGCCACAGCGCGTCCACGCCCAGCAGCTCCAGGTAACCGAGCCTGGAGTGGATGCCTTCCAGGTCTCCGACGCCGTCGCCGTCCGAATCGGCGAACGAGCGCACGTAGACCTGGTAAAAGACGGCGTCCTGCCACCAGGCTCCGGGTCTCATACGAAGCTGTTCATCATGCTGTGCGCCGCCATCTCCAGGTACGCCCAGAGCTGACCGCGGTACGGCTCTTCCAGGTTCTCCTCGTCGACGGCGATCCGGATGCAGCGCAGCCAGGCGTCGCGCTCGATCGGGCCGATCTTGAACGGCGCGTGCCGCATCCGCAGCCGCGGGTGCCCGCGCCGGTCGGAGTAGGTGTGCGGGCCGCCCCAGTACTGCATGAGGAAGAGGCGGAAGCGCTCCTCGGCCGGGCCGAGGTCCTCCTCGGGGTAGAGCGGGCGGAGGATCTCGTCGCGCGCGACCTCTTCGTAGAACCGCCCGACGATGCGGCGGAACGTCGGTTCGCCGCCGACCGCTTCGTAGAGGTTCGCCGGTTCGCTCACTGCAGACACGCCTTCCATTTTGCCCTCCTGGGTGCGGGTTCCCGACGCCGGTCCCGCTCCTTCCGGATGGTCGCGAACCCGCTTCCCAGCGTAACGGCGCTACTTTTCGACGGCCGGGGTCACGCTCGGGAACAACCGGCCGAGCGGCGGCTCGAAACCGGCCTCCTCCAGGGCCGCGAGCAGCTGCGCGCGCAGGGCGCGCTGCACGGCCCACTGCTTGCCCGGGCGCACCTTCACCGTCAGGCGCAGCTGGAGACCCTCGGGTGTGACACTTTCCACACCCAGCATCTCCGGCGGCTCGAGGATGTTGTCCTTCAGCGCTTCGCTCTCGGTGGCCGTCGCCGCCGCCCCCGCGAGCACGGTGGTCGCGCGCTCGACGTCGGCCGTGTAGCCGAGCGGGACGTCGACGACCGCGACCGCGAAGCCCTGGCTGGAGTTGCCGACGCGCAGCACCTCGCCGTTGCGGACGTACCAGACCGTGCCCTTGAGGTCGCGCAGCGTGGTGATCCGCAGGCCGACCGCCTCGACGGTGCCGGTCGCCTCGCCGACGTCGACGACGTCGCCGACGCCGTACTGGTCCTCGACCATCATGAAGATGCCGGACAGGAAGTCCTTGACGAGGTTCTGCGCGCCGAACCCGATCGCGACGCCGATGATGCCGGCCGAGGCGATGATCGGCCCGAGGTCCAGGCCCAGTTCGCCCAGCACGAGGATGAACGCGAGGCCGTAGACCAGGAACGTGGCCATCGACTTCAGCACCGAGCCGATGGTCTGGGCGCGCTGGCGCCGCCGTTCGATCACCGCCGAGCCGAGCACTTCGGGCGCGCGCTCGCGCAGGGGCCGCAGCAGGGCCGGGAGCTTGCCGCCGGAGCGCGGGAACGTCGTGACCCGGTTGATCATCCGTCTGATCAGCAGGCGGACCACGAACGCGATCACGACGATCATCAGGATCTTCAGCGGCTTGGTGAGCAGCCAGTTCGCCGATCCGGCCAGCCACGCGTTGCCGGTGGCCTCGTACACCTGGAAGCAGAATGTGCCGGGATCGGTCGCGCACGGCGGCGTCGCGACGGTGAACAAGGGGGACACGGGAGTTCGATCATCCTTCCGATCAGGTCGGTCTGCCCAACTTCAAGTGGATGTTGGGTCGCGCGGATGTGACACGTCTTGTAACACACGTGCGCTGGGGGGCTGTTTTGTGGTCGACTATGCCTACGCCCCTGGAGGTGGTCGAGTGCCAGACCGACAACCCAGCCCCCGCGGCGTCTCCGGCCAAGCCACGGCCGATGAGACGCCAGAGGTGGTCCTGCGCGCCTATCCGGGGGGTTCCGCATCCGGCGGAACCGTCCCGGCCGGGCCGGGGAACCGCCCAGGGGGAGTTACCCGCCCGCCCGGACAGCGTAGTAGAGGCCGGGATCCGGCTGCCCCGGCCTGGGGCCGGCGCCGGGTTCTCCTGCTCAACGCCACCTTCGAGCCACTGACCGCGCTCCCGCTGCGGCGGGCCGTGGTGCTGGTGATGTGCGGCAAGGCCGAAGTGGTGCACGGCGACCCCGGCGGCATCGA is a genomic window of Amycolatopsis lexingtonensis containing:
- a CDS encoding mechanosensitive ion channel family protein is translated as MFTVATPPCATDPGTFCFQVYEATGNAWLAGSANWLLTKPLKILMIVVIAFVVRLLIRRMINRVTTFPRSGGKLPALLRPLRERAPEVLGSAVIERRRQRAQTIGSVLKSMATFLVYGLAFILVLGELGLDLGPIIASAGIIGVAIGFGAQNLVKDFLSGIFMMVEDQYGVGDVVDVGEATGTVEAVGLRITTLRDLKGTVWYVRNGEVLRVGNSSQGFAVAVVDVPLGYTADVERATTVLAGAAATATESEALKDNILEPPEMLGVESVTPEGLQLRLTVKVRPGKQWAVQRALRAQLLAALEEAGFEPPLGRLFPSVTPAVEK
- a CDS encoding glycoside hydrolase family 13 protein gives rise to the protein MRPGAWWQDAVFYQVYVRSFADSDGDGVGDLEGIHSRLGYLELLGVDALWLTPFYRSPMADHGYDIADPRDVDPMFGTLGDFDVLLTEAHKRGIKVTVDVVPNHTSNQHAWFKSAMAAKPGSPERDRYIFRDGVGPTGEDPPNNWVSAFGGPAWTRVPDGQWYLHLFAPQQPDLNWANPEVAADLERTLRFWLERGVDGFRIDVAHGMAKPPGLPDMDPRADALGPSHYYDPRWDNDGVHEIHQMIRKVLDEFPDAMAVGEIWVTDEERLSRYLRPDELHLAFNFRLVLTHFDADAMRTAIERSLTVPAKVGAPATWTLGNHDVWRQVSRYGGGDAGVRRARAMALVELALPGTVYLYNGEELGLANVELAPADMADPRAKTSGAEFGRDVSRVPLPWEGDLPPFGFSRNPRTWLPMPPSWAGLTVEKQIEDEDSTLSLYRQAIELRKTHPAFGGDELEWYGAPAGCFAFRRRGGGLVCALNTSASPIALPPGEVLLSSSPLVDGKLPADSAAWLV
- a CDS encoding globin codes for the protein MSEPANLYEAVGGEPTFRRIVGRFYEEVARDEILRPLYPEEDLGPAEERFRLFLMQYWGGPHTYSDRRGHPRLRMRHAPFKIGPIERDAWLRCIRIAVDEENLEEPYRGQLWAYLEMAAHSMMNSFV